A single region of the Pyxidicoccus trucidator genome encodes:
- a CDS encoding TonB-dependent receptor produces the protein MPAAVAPDSSAAAPTEAAATAPAEAAATAPADAQSPAPTEAPATAATDAQATATSEPQPTSTTVVRGTRPTQSASEVTLGRDILDAAPRTSAVDLLRAVPGLVASQHSGEGKAHQLFLRGFDALHGQDVELDVGGLPVNEVSHIHALGYADTNFVIPEVVQALEVTEGSYRASQGDFAVAGTVRMDLGVEEPGVHLAGTLGQFGQRRLVATVRPGDDEGTFAAVELGQGRGYGSQRGYGRASLLAQATAKLGEGLTVRALGGSYVTRFDSPGVVREDDLLAGRSTFFSPSTSRQGGNVSRHQLLLGVELPRTGKGRTKLEVFGILTDLRLRNNFTGYRVDVRGDGLEQTNDGSTLGARAEHRRNVTAFGRPVALELGLGARRDGVEQTQRRYRESDGTFFSDEVDARITQTDVWGWAEGRMSLGRWALRLGGRADALGVEVFDALAFSDPRFYDGRGYSRSAFGMHLGAKAGVEYALGDGAEAWRLFASYGDGFRSPQARSLSEGERAPFVAVRGAELGARRDGERWAAQVSLFGSQVENDFFFDHTVGSTVYTGETLRSGVSAAVQARPLPGLVAALSATLAHAYVTKTDTLLPYFAPLVARADVGWERPVTWAWLGGTGATFSVGTGLTLLGPRPLPFDERSRTVFLADAYTAVRRGELGLRLEVKNALDSRWRDGEFVYSSRFDPESAPSLVPARHFTAGSPRQASLTLEVHL, from the coding sequence GTGCCTGCGGCCGTTGCGCCCGACTCCTCGGCCGCCGCACCCACCGAAGCAGCGGCCACCGCACCCGCCGAAGCAGCGGCCACTGCACCCGCTGACGCACAGTCCCCTGCGCCCACCGAAGCCCCGGCCACTGCGGCCACCGACGCCCAGGCCACCGCGACCTCCGAGCCCCAGCCCACCAGCACCACGGTGGTGCGAGGCACCCGGCCCACGCAGAGCGCCTCCGAAGTCACACTCGGCCGGGACATCCTCGACGCTGCGCCGAGAACGAGCGCCGTCGACCTGCTCCGCGCCGTGCCGGGGCTCGTGGCCTCGCAGCACAGCGGCGAGGGCAAGGCGCACCAGCTCTTCCTGCGCGGCTTCGATGCGCTGCACGGGCAGGACGTGGAGCTGGACGTGGGCGGCCTGCCGGTGAACGAGGTAAGCCACATCCACGCGCTCGGCTACGCGGACACGAACTTCGTCATCCCCGAGGTCGTCCAGGCGCTCGAAGTCACGGAGGGTTCCTACCGCGCGTCGCAGGGAGACTTCGCCGTCGCCGGCACGGTGCGCATGGACCTGGGAGTCGAGGAGCCCGGCGTCCACCTCGCGGGCACGCTGGGCCAGTTCGGACAGCGGCGGCTCGTCGCCACCGTGCGCCCGGGAGACGACGAGGGCACCTTCGCCGCCGTGGAGCTGGGCCAGGGCCGGGGCTACGGCTCACAGCGGGGCTACGGGCGCGCGTCCCTCCTCGCGCAGGCCACCGCGAAGCTCGGCGAGGGGCTCACGGTGCGGGCGCTCGGAGGCAGCTACGTCACGCGCTTCGACTCGCCGGGCGTGGTGCGCGAGGACGACCTGCTCGCGGGCCGCAGCACCTTCTTCTCTCCCTCCACGTCGCGGCAGGGAGGCAACGTCTCGCGGCACCAGCTGCTGCTGGGCGTGGAGCTGCCTCGCACCGGGAAGGGACGCACGAAGCTGGAGGTCTTCGGAATCCTCACGGACCTGCGGCTGCGCAACAACTTCACCGGCTACCGCGTGGACGTGCGCGGGGACGGGCTGGAGCAGACGAACGACGGCAGCACGCTGGGCGCCCGCGCCGAGCACCGCCGGAATGTGACGGCGTTCGGCCGTCCCGTCGCGCTGGAGCTGGGCCTGGGCGCCCGTCGCGACGGCGTGGAGCAGACGCAGCGCCGCTACCGCGAGTCCGACGGCACCTTCTTCTCGGACGAAGTGGACGCGCGCATCACCCAGACGGACGTGTGGGGCTGGGCGGAGGGGCGCATGTCGCTGGGCCGCTGGGCGCTGCGCCTGGGCGGACGGGCGGACGCGCTGGGCGTGGAGGTCTTCGACGCGCTCGCCTTCAGCGACCCGCGCTTCTACGACGGGCGGGGCTACTCGCGCAGCGCCTTCGGCATGCACCTGGGCGCGAAGGCGGGCGTGGAGTACGCGCTCGGAGACGGCGCGGAGGCGTGGCGCCTGTTCGCCAGCTACGGAGACGGCTTCCGCTCGCCGCAGGCGCGCAGCCTGTCGGAAGGAGAGCGCGCCCCCTTCGTCGCCGTGAGGGGTGCGGAGCTGGGCGCCCGCCGTGACGGCGAGCGCTGGGCGGCGCAGGTGAGCCTCTTCGGCTCGCAGGTGGAGAACGACTTCTTCTTCGACCACACGGTGGGCAGCACCGTGTACACGGGCGAGACGCTGCGCTCGGGAGTGTCCGCCGCCGTGCAGGCGCGGCCACTTCCCGGCCTCGTCGCGGCGCTGAGCGCCACCTTGGCGCACGCGTACGTGACGAAGACGGACACGCTGCTCCCCTACTTCGCGCCGCTGGTGGCCCGCGCGGACGTGGGCTGGGAGCGTCCCGTGACGTGGGCCTGGCTGGGCGGCACGGGCGCCACCTTCTCGGTGGGCACGGGCCTCACGCTGCTCGGCCCCAGGCCGCTGCCCTTCGACGAGCGCAGCCGCACCGTGTTCCTCGCGGACGCGTACACGGCGGTGCGGCGGGGCGAGCTGGGCCTGCGGCTGGAGGTGAAGAACGCCCTCGACTCGCGCTGGCGCGATGGCGAGTTCGTCTACAGCTCGCGCTTCGACCCGGAGTCCGCGCCCAGCCTCGTACCGGCAAGACACTTCACCGCGGGGTCGCCTCGGCAGGCCTCGCTCACCCTGGAGGTTCACCTGTGA
- the glpD gene encoding glycerol-3-phosphate dehydrogenase has translation MRSESAALRQPSSEGEVPPPPSRADRLRALATEEFDLLVIGGGVTGSGSARDAALRGLKVALVEREDFASGTSSRSSRLIHGGLRYLEHGHLGLVFESSIERRRLLQLAPHLVRPLAFIWPVYAGARVPKWKLTAGLMLYDALSLFRNVKGYQSLSLRQVREMEPGLRSEDLKGGARYYDAATDDARLTLANAVGASEAGATVLNHASVRGLVLHEGKARGAVVVDHLTGQEVTVRARAIVNATGPWSDEIRKLDAPAMTGPAVRGSKGVHIAVPRERLGHRDALTLLSPKDGRVMFVLPAEGFTIIGTTETATRAHPAEVRASEADVAYLLESANAFFPAAHLTREDVVSAWAGIRPLVASGYHGSPDAGSASREHAIDVSPAGVLAISGGKLTTYRVMARDVVDAVERHLGQPHRKSSTETLPLPGGDIADLEAEFTAARAEVGDDATAVHLVRAYGSRWRRVWALTRDEPALARPLAEGLPYRAAEAVWGVTHELALTLSDLLIRRLKVAFETRDLGRAAARVAAEVMAPRLGWDAAETQRQLATYESDALRIFGVDSADA, from the coding sequence GTGCGTTCCGAATCCGCCGCGCTCCGCCAACCGTCTTCCGAGGGCGAGGTCCCGCCGCCTCCGTCCCGCGCGGATCGCCTGCGCGCCCTGGCCACCGAGGAGTTCGACCTCCTCGTCATCGGCGGAGGCGTCACCGGCTCGGGCTCGGCGCGCGACGCCGCCCTGCGTGGCCTCAAGGTCGCACTCGTCGAGCGCGAGGACTTCGCCAGCGGCACGTCGAGCCGCTCGTCGCGCCTCATCCATGGCGGCCTGCGCTACCTGGAGCATGGCCACCTGGGGCTCGTCTTCGAGTCCAGCATCGAGCGCCGCCGGCTTCTTCAGCTCGCTCCACACCTGGTGCGCCCCCTGGCCTTCATCTGGCCCGTCTACGCCGGCGCGCGCGTCCCCAAGTGGAAGCTCACCGCGGGGCTCATGCTCTATGACGCCCTCTCGCTCTTCCGGAACGTGAAGGGCTACCAGAGCCTCAGCCTGCGCCAGGTGCGGGAGATGGAGCCGGGCCTGCGCTCGGAGGACCTCAAGGGCGGCGCCCGCTACTACGACGCCGCCACCGACGACGCGCGCCTCACCCTGGCCAATGCCGTGGGCGCGTCCGAGGCCGGGGCCACCGTCCTCAACCACGCCTCCGTCCGTGGCCTCGTCCTGCACGAGGGAAAGGCCCGGGGCGCGGTGGTGGTGGACCACCTCACCGGCCAGGAAGTCACCGTGCGCGCCCGCGCCATCGTCAACGCCACCGGGCCGTGGAGCGATGAGATTCGCAAGCTCGATGCGCCCGCGATGACGGGCCCCGCGGTGCGCGGCAGCAAGGGCGTCCACATCGCCGTGCCGCGCGAGCGCCTGGGCCACCGTGACGCGCTCACGCTGCTGTCCCCCAAGGACGGCCGCGTCATGTTCGTGCTGCCCGCCGAGGGCTTCACCATCATCGGCACCACGGAGACGGCCACGCGCGCGCACCCCGCCGAGGTGCGCGCCAGCGAGGCCGACGTCGCCTACCTGCTGGAGTCCGCCAACGCCTTCTTCCCCGCCGCCCACCTCACCCGCGAGGACGTGGTGAGCGCCTGGGCCGGCATCCGGCCCCTCGTGGCCAGCGGCTACCACGGCTCTCCGGACGCCGGCAGCGCCAGCCGCGAGCACGCCATCGACGTGAGCCCCGCCGGCGTGCTGGCCATCAGCGGCGGCAAGCTCACCACCTACCGCGTCATGGCCCGCGACGTGGTGGACGCGGTGGAGCGCCACCTGGGCCAGCCCCACCGCAAGTCCTCCACCGAGACGCTGCCCCTGCCCGGCGGAGACATCGCCGACCTGGAGGCGGAGTTCACCGCCGCTCGCGCCGAGGTGGGCGACGACGCCACCGCCGTCCATCTGGTGCGCGCCTACGGCAGCCGCTGGCGCCGCGTCTGGGCGCTCACCCGCGACGAGCCCGCGCTGGCCCGGCCGCTCGCCGAGGGCCTGCCCTACCGCGCCGCCGAGGCCGTGTGGGGCGTCACCCATGAACTGGCGCTTACCTTGTCCGACCTCCTCATCCGCCGGCTGAAGGTGGCTTTCGAGACGAGGGATTTGGGCCGCGCCGCCGCCCGCGTGGCCGCCGAGGTCATGGCGCCCCGCCTGGGGTGGGATGCCGCGGAGACGCAGCGGCAGCTCGCCACCTACGAGTCCGACGCACTGCGCATCTTCGGCGTGGACAGCGCGGACGCCTGA
- a CDS encoding S8 family serine peptidase — MKRWVWLGLVGSLVACSEKKPPPVDDVEPQACPGTSEVSLPDMPREQALTDGTEEVLITFRPRVSASAKASTDAFATEVVRAGGQVKRRFPSLNLVSARVTPEAREALAQNPDVVSVRPNRVVRAFGMMPRLPASAWLGGVPNTVGSVGEYTQGLRMVQAPEVWDANGDGVLDPGSPSGTGIKVCVVDSGWDDRHPELKAAYIGGKDFVDDDDELTGGDGPLDRSTNREGVVVWGGGHGTHTAATIAAQLGAGGKVRPGQEVNGVVGVAPTVSLLIARVLDVTGSGSTDDVIAAIEWCQSQGAHIASLSLGSAEEDAAEKQAFATALQRGMLSIAATGNSGASRISFPAAYDSVMAVGAVRFSGEWADFSQFGPQTSLVGPGVSVLSATIVGTSPFANIVAAGADIATTPLEYSGIGTYTNRLVNCGLGDSVLSCGEGVTCDGFVAYVDRGGGILFSEKARNVIRAGAKAIIIGNDKAEEEDERGFTLTDPSPHWVPTTAVTLALAGVMKGQIGQQVTVDVSGSDYLSQTGTSMATPHVAGVAALVWSSNPNLTPLQVRESLEKSARELGPAGRDVQFGFGLVQAADAVGYARQKFPRVP, encoded by the coding sequence ATGAAGCGTTGGGTCTGGCTTGGGCTGGTGGGAAGCCTGGTGGCCTGTTCCGAGAAGAAGCCGCCGCCCGTGGATGACGTCGAGCCCCAGGCCTGTCCGGGCACCTCCGAGGTGTCCCTGCCGGACATGCCGCGCGAGCAGGCGCTGACGGACGGCACGGAGGAGGTGCTCATCACCTTCCGGCCCCGCGTCTCCGCCAGCGCCAAGGCCAGCACGGACGCGTTCGCCACCGAGGTGGTGCGTGCCGGAGGCCAGGTGAAGCGCCGCTTCCCGAGCCTCAACCTGGTGTCCGCCCGGGTGACGCCCGAGGCCCGCGAGGCGCTCGCCCAGAACCCGGACGTGGTGTCGGTGCGGCCGAACCGCGTGGTGCGCGCCTTCGGGATGATGCCCCGCCTTCCCGCCAGCGCGTGGCTGGGCGGCGTCCCCAACACCGTCGGCTCCGTGGGCGAGTACACCCAGGGCCTGCGGATGGTGCAGGCCCCCGAGGTCTGGGATGCCAATGGCGATGGCGTGCTCGACCCGGGCAGCCCGTCGGGCACCGGCATCAAGGTGTGCGTCGTCGACAGCGGCTGGGATGACAGGCACCCCGAGCTGAAGGCGGCCTACATCGGCGGCAAGGACTTCGTCGACGATGACGACGAGCTGACGGGTGGCGACGGGCCGCTGGACCGGTCCACGAACCGGGAGGGCGTCGTCGTGTGGGGCGGCGGCCATGGCACGCACACCGCGGCCACCATCGCGGCGCAGCTCGGCGCGGGGGGCAAGGTGCGCCCGGGCCAGGAGGTCAACGGCGTGGTCGGCGTGGCGCCCACGGTGTCGCTGCTCATCGCCCGCGTGCTGGACGTGACGGGCAGCGGCTCGACGGATGACGTCATCGCCGCCATCGAGTGGTGCCAGTCGCAGGGAGCGCACATCGCCTCGCTGTCGCTGGGGTCGGCGGAGGAGGACGCCGCCGAGAAGCAGGCCTTCGCCACGGCGCTCCAGCGCGGAATGCTGTCCATCGCCGCGACGGGTAACTCCGGCGCGAGCAGGATTTCCTTCCCCGCGGCCTATGACTCGGTGATGGCCGTGGGCGCGGTGCGCTTCAGCGGCGAGTGGGCCGATTTCTCGCAGTTCGGCCCACAGACGTCGCTGGTGGGGCCCGGCGTGAGCGTGCTGAGCGCCACCATCGTCGGCACCTCGCCGTTCGCGAACATCGTGGCGGCGGGCGCGGACATCGCGACCACTCCCCTGGAGTACTCGGGCATCGGCACGTACACGAATCGGCTGGTGAACTGCGGCCTGGGGGACAGCGTCCTCTCCTGCGGCGAGGGCGTCACCTGCGACGGGTTCGTGGCGTACGTGGACCGTGGCGGCGGCATCCTCTTCTCGGAGAAGGCGCGCAACGTCATCCGCGCGGGCGCCAAGGCCATCATCATTGGCAACGACAAGGCCGAAGAAGAGGATGAGAGAGGCTTCACGCTCACCGACCCGTCACCCCACTGGGTGCCCACGACGGCCGTGACGCTGGCGCTGGCCGGCGTCATGAAGGGACAAATCGGGCAGCAGGTGACGGTCGATGTCAGCGGCTCGGACTACCTGTCGCAGACGGGGACCTCCATGGCCACGCCGCACGTGGCCGGGGTGGCCGCGCTCGTGTGGAGCTCGAATCCCAACCTCACCCCCCTCCAGGTGCGCGAGTCGCTGGAGAAGAGCGCCAGGGAGCTGGGGCCTGCCGGCCGCGACGTCCAGTTCGGCTTCGGCCTGGTGCAGGCCGCCGATGCCGTCGGGTACGCGAGGCAGAAGTTCCCGCGCGTGCCGTGA
- a CDS encoding anti-sigma factor family protein, translating into MSACREGELDALLAGELSAEDSARVDAHVDACPACRHALTWLRLERGWMAQRARRTPSRPALSFSALEARLARPAVPQWVPLPGTWANWGKMLMGATAVVAFVALSMVKVGPTTMGDEPWSRETRPSSLLTEAWCVDPSREAVDALEAAVGACLVATPR; encoded by the coding sequence ATGAGCGCGTGCCGTGAAGGGGAGCTGGACGCGCTGCTGGCCGGCGAGCTGTCGGCGGAGGACTCCGCGCGGGTGGATGCCCACGTGGACGCCTGCCCCGCGTGCCGGCATGCCCTGACGTGGCTCCGCCTGGAGCGCGGGTGGATGGCGCAGCGCGCGCGCCGGACGCCCTCGCGCCCCGCCCTCAGCTTCTCCGCGCTGGAGGCCCGGCTGGCCCGGCCCGCGGTGCCCCAGTGGGTCCCCCTGCCGGGCACCTGGGCCAACTGGGGGAAGATGCTGATGGGCGCCACCGCGGTGGTGGCCTTCGTCGCCCTCAGCATGGTGAAGGTGGGCCCCACGACGATGGGGGACGAGCCCTGGAGCCGCGAGACGCGCCCCAGCAGCCTGCTGACCGAGGCCTGGTGCGTGGACCCCTCGCGCGAGGCCGTGGACGCGCTCGAGGCCGCCGTGGGTGCGTGCCTCGTGGCGACGCCGCGCTGA
- a CDS encoding RNA polymerase sigma factor, which produces MALLSAVKMVLAGAPPSDMDRERALLRRARAGDPAAFRTLFERHSPGVWRFLRDLLRDEAAADEATQETFVRAHGRLGALRDEDRLGSWLLGIARHVYLESRRHRGIHVDVDDEEHASRVEAVLPTPTPEDLLLDRELEGLLAEALGMLREERRAALLLRIDHGLPYEEISSVMGWSLQKVKNEIHRARLQLREQLAAHVGGRP; this is translated from the coding sequence GTGGCCCTTCTTTCCGCGGTGAAGATGGTACTGGCAGGTGCGCCCCCGTCCGACATGGACCGGGAGCGGGCCCTGCTGCGCCGGGCGCGCGCCGGAGACCCCGCCGCGTTCCGGACGCTGTTCGAGCGCCATTCCCCCGGCGTGTGGCGCTTCCTGCGCGATTTGCTCCGGGACGAGGCCGCCGCGGACGAGGCGACGCAGGAGACCTTCGTGCGTGCCCACGGGCGGCTCGGCGCGCTGCGCGACGAGGACCGGCTCGGCTCCTGGCTGCTGGGCATCGCCCGGCACGTGTACCTGGAGTCCCGGCGCCACCGGGGCATCCACGTGGACGTGGACGACGAGGAGCACGCCAGCCGCGTGGAGGCGGTGCTCCCCACGCCCACGCCCGAGGACCTGCTGCTGGACCGCGAGCTGGAGGGCCTGCTGGCCGAAGCGCTGGGGATGCTGCGCGAGGAGCGGCGCGCGGCGCTGCTGCTGCGCATCGACCACGGCCTGCCGTATGAGGAGATTTCGTCGGTGATGGGCTGGTCCCTGCAGAAGGTGAAGAACGAAATCCACCGCGCCCGGCTGCAGCTCCGCGAGCAGCTGGCCGCCCACGTCGGAGGTCGGCCATGA
- a CDS encoding acyltransferase family protein: protein MPANPARPDAAAAHVPLLRGHLPVLDGVRGLAVLLVVFFHTTHVSADNAVGKATWWLAGIGWTGVDLFFVLSGFLITGILWEAKGQPYFFRNFYMRRFLRIFPLYYLALAVSFLVLPALAGRLHLDERITTDGATWYLLYLSNFYQLWVDTTHPILGVVWSLAIEEQFYIVWPFLIAAVSYRGAIRLCLGTIALAILVRVGLTLSGASHESTYVVTFCRVDSLAVGALLSLALRHPEGLGLKAFRWMRPAVWACVPVVLVMVVLPPGDTYEAVKRTVGYTAIAVVYAVAVYKSVAVAPGTWVHRFFSSKLLRTYGKYSYAIYLIHSPLDAILRRAPLVGTPLRTVGGSDIPMQLVFYVVAAALSLGLALVSWNLFEKHLLKLKDYFPYGEQRPRAGGAEPLAGGSPGAAN from the coding sequence ATGCCCGCCAACCCCGCTCGTCCGGATGCCGCGGCGGCGCACGTCCCGCTCCTTCGGGGGCACCTGCCCGTACTCGACGGTGTGCGAGGCTTGGCCGTCCTGCTGGTGGTCTTCTTCCACACCACCCACGTGAGCGCCGACAACGCGGTGGGCAAGGCCACCTGGTGGCTGGCCGGCATCGGCTGGACGGGCGTGGACCTCTTCTTCGTCCTCTCCGGCTTCCTCATCACCGGCATCCTGTGGGAGGCGAAGGGCCAGCCGTACTTCTTCCGCAACTTCTACATGCGCCGCTTCCTGCGCATCTTCCCGCTCTACTACCTCGCCCTCGCCGTGTCGTTCCTGGTGCTGCCGGCGCTCGCCGGCCGCCTCCACCTGGATGAACGCATCACCACCGATGGCGCCACCTGGTACCTGCTCTACCTCTCCAACTTCTACCAACTGTGGGTGGACACCACGCACCCCATCCTCGGCGTGGTGTGGTCCCTGGCGATTGAAGAGCAGTTCTACATCGTCTGGCCCTTCCTCATCGCCGCGGTGTCGTACCGGGGCGCCATCCGCCTGTGCCTCGGCACCATCGCCCTGGCCATCCTGGTGCGCGTGGGGCTCACCCTGTCCGGCGCCAGCCACGAGAGCACCTACGTGGTGACGTTCTGCCGCGTGGACTCGCTGGCCGTGGGCGCGCTGCTGTCCCTGGCGCTGCGCCACCCGGAGGGCCTGGGCCTCAAAGCCTTCCGCTGGATGCGCCCCGCCGTCTGGGCCTGCGTGCCGGTGGTGCTCGTCATGGTGGTGCTGCCCCCGGGCGACACCTACGAGGCCGTGAAGCGCACCGTCGGCTACACCGCCATCGCCGTCGTGTACGCGGTGGCCGTGTACAAGTCCGTGGCCGTCGCGCCGGGCACCTGGGTGCACCGCTTCTTTTCATCAAAGCTGCTGCGCACCTACGGCAAGTACAGCTACGCCATCTACCTCATCCACTCGCCGCTGGACGCCATCCTCCGCCGCGCGCCGCTGGTGGGGACGCCGCTCCGGACGGTGGGCGGCTCAGACATCCCCATGCAGCTGGTCTTCTATGTCGTGGCGGCGGCGCTGTCGCTGGGGCTCGCGCTGGTGAGCTGGAACCTCTTCGAGAAGCACCTGCTCAAGCTCAAGGACTACTTCCCCTACGGTGAGCAGCGTCCCCGCGCCGGCGGAGCAGAGCCGCTGGCGGGTGGCTCCCCGGGCGCCGCGAACTGA
- a CDS encoding FruA-associating protein, FapA, giving the protein MTTTIEHVTFNKVTSLYPEEQELMDPGQAALTPQAAAQLRQKASHWLTRAQKEFHDAVFTRDGSDEGLDRFASARAELDSAETWALRVAEAVSRLRD; this is encoded by the coding sequence ATGACTACGACCATTGAGCATGTCACCTTCAACAAGGTGACGTCGTTGTACCCGGAGGAACAGGAGCTGATGGACCCGGGACAGGCAGCCCTCACACCGCAGGCCGCCGCACAGCTGAGGCAGAAGGCGAGCCACTGGCTGACCCGCGCACAGAAGGAGTTCCACGACGCCGTCTTCACGCGTGACGGCTCCGACGAAGGGCTGGACCGCTTTGCCAGCGCGCGGGCGGAGCTGGACTCGGCGGAGACCTGGGCCCTGCGCGTGGCCGAGGCCGTCTCGCGGCTCCGGGACTGA
- a CDS encoding ATP-binding protein: protein MAADDVADTQGFRLEVLGEARLRSGSTLMPLERRTAGVLAWLALEGPHPKYRLAGLLWAESSETTARNNMRQLLRRLRLACGAELVQGTDVLSLCERVVTDASELQAHVLAGRHTQALELDGVLLGTLEYEDCSEFQAWLEGARERLDKLRRRAAGLESEARERRGDLSGALALSERLIAMDPYSEEAWRRLIRLHYVSGDRMAALNAFERCRRLLREELDTTPLPETVALAREIERGPSAAKPSPSAKPKLPLSVLRPPVLVGREREWALMEVAWEAGQTIFLGGEPGVGKTRLAHDFAASRGTHFLLEARPGELNVPYASHVRLVRQLLARVPDPKLEPWVRRELARLLPDLAGPEGPPPPMTDEADRSRFVEANCELVYQLCANVDALVADDLQFMDSATAEFAVLMLSRRQTPGPGGRHPRFIDTFRSDELSPQAEAAIQQLVTTGLAVVIELEPLPADAVGALLNSLDLPGAERLAGDVTRHTGGNPLFITETLKHLLETGGLERGWPEHVPPSGRGQQLIQQRLERLSPAALQVARLAALARTNFGLELASEVLEMPALSLATHVAELEGAQIFRGERFTHDLLFEVVRQGVPRSLEALLHRRLAVALELRKAAPAVVAQHWLEGNEPRRAAPFLVAAANSEASALRHMEAAVLYHRAAALLDETGNAEEAARVRARARRIPSA, encoded by the coding sequence ATGGCGGCAGACGACGTAGCAGACACTCAAGGGTTCCGCCTGGAGGTGCTTGGCGAAGCCCGGCTCCGGAGCGGCAGCACCCTCATGCCCCTGGAGCGGCGGACAGCCGGAGTGCTGGCGTGGCTGGCCCTGGAGGGCCCGCACCCCAAGTACCGGCTGGCGGGACTCCTGTGGGCCGAGTCCAGCGAGACAACCGCGCGAAACAACATGCGACAGCTGCTACGCCGGCTCCGGCTCGCCTGCGGGGCGGAGCTGGTGCAGGGCACGGATGTGCTCTCCCTGTGCGAGCGCGTCGTCACTGATGCCTCGGAGTTGCAGGCGCACGTGCTCGCAGGGCGTCACACGCAGGCGCTGGAGCTGGACGGCGTGCTGCTCGGGACGCTGGAGTACGAGGACTGCTCCGAGTTCCAGGCGTGGCTGGAGGGTGCGCGCGAGCGGCTCGACAAGCTGCGGCGCCGGGCCGCGGGCCTGGAGTCCGAGGCGCGGGAGCGGCGCGGGGATTTGTCCGGCGCGCTCGCACTCTCGGAGCGGCTCATCGCCATGGACCCATACTCGGAGGAAGCGTGGCGCCGGCTGATACGGCTGCACTACGTGTCCGGGGACCGCATGGCCGCGCTCAACGCCTTCGAGCGGTGCCGCCGCCTGCTGCGTGAAGAACTGGACACTACGCCGCTGCCGGAGACGGTGGCGCTCGCGCGGGAAATCGAGCGCGGGCCGTCGGCGGCGAAGCCCTCCCCCTCCGCGAAGCCGAAGCTGCCGCTGTCCGTGCTCCGCCCGCCGGTGCTGGTGGGCCGTGAGCGCGAGTGGGCGCTCATGGAGGTGGCGTGGGAGGCGGGGCAGACCATCTTCCTGGGCGGCGAGCCCGGGGTGGGCAAGACGCGCCTGGCGCATGACTTCGCGGCGTCGCGCGGCACGCACTTCCTGCTGGAGGCGCGGCCGGGAGAGCTGAACGTGCCCTACGCCTCGCACGTCCGGCTGGTGCGGCAGCTGCTGGCCCGGGTGCCGGACCCGAAGCTGGAGCCCTGGGTGCGGCGCGAGCTGGCGCGGTTGCTGCCGGACCTGGCCGGGCCCGAGGGGCCGCCCCCGCCCATGACGGATGAGGCGGACCGCAGCCGCTTCGTCGAGGCGAACTGCGAGCTGGTCTACCAGCTCTGCGCCAACGTGGACGCGCTCGTCGCGGATGACTTGCAGTTCATGGACTCGGCCACCGCCGAGTTCGCGGTGCTCATGCTGTCGCGCCGCCAGACGCCCGGGCCAGGGGGACGCCACCCGCGCTTCATCGACACGTTCCGGAGCGACGAGCTGTCACCCCAGGCTGAAGCCGCCATTCAGCAGCTGGTGACGACGGGGCTCGCCGTCGTCATCGAGCTGGAGCCGCTGCCCGCGGACGCCGTGGGCGCGCTGCTCAACAGCCTGGACCTGCCCGGCGCGGAGCGGCTCGCGGGCGACGTCACGCGACACACCGGCGGCAACCCGCTCTTCATCACCGAGACGCTCAAGCACCTGCTGGAGACGGGCGGGCTGGAGCGTGGCTGGCCCGAGCACGTCCCGCCCTCCGGACGGGGACAGCAGCTGATTCAGCAGCGCCTGGAGCGGCTGTCCCCGGCGGCGTTGCAGGTCGCCCGGCTGGCGGCCCTGGCCCGGACGAACTTCGGGCTGGAGCTGGCCAGCGAGGTGCTGGAGATGCCGGCCCTCTCCCTCGCCACGCACGTGGCGGAGCTGGAGGGCGCTCAAATCTTCCGGGGTGAGCGCTTCACTCACGACTTGCTCTTCGAGGTGGTGCGCCAGGGCGTGCCGCGCTCGCTGGAGGCCCTGCTGCACCGGCGGCTGGCGGTGGCGCTGGAGCTGCGCAAGGCCGCGCCGGCGGTGGTGGCGCAGCACTGGCTGGAGGGCAACGAGCCGCGCCGCGCCGCGCCCTTCCTGGTGGCCGCCGCCAACTCGGAGGCCTCGGCCCTGCGTCACATGGAGGCGGCCGTGCTGTACCACCGCGCCGCCGCGCTCCTGGATGAGACGGGCAATGCCGAGGAGGCCGCGCGCGTCAGGGCCCGCGCCCGGCGCATTCCCAGCGCCTGA